One Microbacter margulisiae genomic window carries:
- a CDS encoding DUF5605 domain-containing protein → MLSIHNADILYDYSKPWVTHVSLQYYNAVRAFGAAAIFRDIYRKPVIFDEINYEGNISKRWGQLSGKEMTYRFWMAIIGGTYATHGETIVDSTGTSWTSDGGVLRGESPSRIGFLRKIVESGPREGLEPIDHYYTRNVVGQYGQYYLYYFGKRKLKEWHFELPAKDLTDGMKFKVELIDTWNMTITPVNRVFEVKKLNHYTFIDKENRSVTFPGKPYMAMRITAVIK, encoded by the coding sequence ATGCTTTCCATCCATAATGCCGATATCCTTTATGACTACTCCAAGCCTTGGGTGACACATGTCAGCCTGCAATATTACAATGCAGTGCGTGCGTTTGGTGCCGCAGCCATCTTTCGGGATATTTATCGCAAGCCGGTGATATTTGACGAGATTAACTATGAAGGCAATATCTCAAAACGATGGGGACAGTTATCGGGCAAAGAAATGACCTATCGCTTCTGGATGGCGATTATTGGAGGAACATATGCTACGCATGGAGAAACAATTGTGGATTCTACCGGCACCAGCTGGACATCTGACGGAGGAGTATTGCGTGGAGAAAGTCCATCCCGGATTGGTTTCTTGCGGAAAATCGTCGAGTCAGGCCCCAGGGAAGGCCTTGAACCGATAGATCACTATTATACCAGAAATGTGGTAGGGCAATATGGGCAATATTATTTGTATTATTTCGGGAAAAGGAAACTCAAGGAGTGGCATTTCGAACTGCCGGCGAAGGATCTGACAGACGGAATGAAGTTCAAAGTGGAATTAATTGATACCTGGAACATGACCATTACACCGGTGAATAGAGTTTTTGAGGTTAAAAAGCTCAATCATTACACTTTCATTGATAAGGAAAACCGATCAGTGACATTCCCGGGTAAACCCTATATGGCTATGCGGATTACAGCGGTAATCAAATAA